The Nitrospirae bacterium CG2_30_53_67 genome has a segment encoding these proteins:
- a CDS encoding antitoxin: MAGKDWRERISINTSVCHGKPCIKGTRIMVSVILDYLKAGESVEEILREYPAIKQDDIHAALAYAAWLAHEEEIQPLHTEVS; encoded by the coding sequence ATGGCCGGGAAGGATTGGAGGGAAAGAATTTCCATAAACACAAGCGTATGTCATGGAAAACCCTGCATTAAGGGAACGAGAATTATGGTTTCCGTCATTCTCGACTATCTAAAAGCGGGTGAATCCGTGGAGGAAATCCTCAGGGAATATCCGGCCATTAAGCAAGACGACATTCACGCCGCACTCGCTTATGCTGCCTGGTTGGCCCACGAAGAAGAGATCCAGCCCCTTCATACTGAGGTTTCCTGA